A DNA window from Lutra lutra chromosome 8, mLutLut1.2, whole genome shotgun sequence contains the following coding sequences:
- the C1RL gene encoding LOW QUALITY PROTEIN: complement C1r subcomponent-like protein (The sequence of the model RefSeq protein was modified relative to this genomic sequence to represent the inferred CDS: inserted 2 bases in 1 codon), which produces MGHVLLLVPDVQFQMPGXSEWGNDHWRRPHSTSCPGKLWWLLLWGVLQACSTQGSVLLAQQLPQQLTSPGYPEPYLRGQESTTDIKAPEGFAVRLVFQDFDLEPSQDCEQDSVTITASGMDPSRFCGQQGSMLGSPPGQREFVSPGNRLQLTFRAPASSQDRTTDLHKGFLALYQAVRVNHSLPISAPEDNPSQIQNHCREPYYQAVPAGTLTCPPQFPWKKTQDREELPHCVPVCGRPVTPIAQNQEALGSSKAKPGNFPWQAFTNIYGRGGGALLGDRWILTAAHTIYPKDGVFIGRNRSVDVFLGHTSIDEMLRLGSHPVRRVVVHPDYRPRESHNFNGDIALLELQRSVPLGPGLLPVCLPKRKALYRSGVWGLVSGFGVDRGWLTTELKYTSLPVAPRAACRAWLQERRRSELFSANMFCAGDETRQQSVCQGDSGGVFVVWDEHAHRWVATGIVSWGVGCGKGYGFYTKVLNYLDWIKAVMDGKD; this is translated from the exons ATGGGCCACGTCCTGCTGCTGGTCCCAGATGTCCAGTTCCAGATGCCTGG CTCGGAGTGGGGAAATGACCACTGGAGAAGGCCCCACTCCACAAGCTGCCCGGGCAAGCT GTGGTGGCTACTCCTCTGGGGAGTCCTCCAGGCTTGCTCCACGCAGGGCTCCGTGCTCTTGGCCCAGCAGCTACCCCAGCAGCTGACATCGCCCGGGTATCCAGAGCCCTATCTCAGAGGCCAAGAGAGCACCACTGACATCAAGGCTCCAGAGGGCTTTGCCGTGAGGCTTGTGTTCCAGGACTTCGACCTGGagccatcccaggactgtgagcaGGACTCTGTCACA ATCACAGCCAGCGGGATGGATCCAAGCCGGTTCTGTGGGCAgcagggctccatgctgggcagccCTCCTGGTCAGAGGGAGTTTGTATCCCCAGGAAACCGATTGCAGCTGACTTTCCGGGCCCCTGCCTCCTCTCAGGACAGGACCACTGACCTCCACAAGGGCTTCCTAGCCCTCTACCAAGCTGTGA GAGTGAACCACAGTCTGCCCATCAGTGCACCGGAGGACAACCCCTCCCAGATCCAGAACCACTGCCGGGAGCCCTATTATCAGGCAGTGCCAGCAG GGACACTCACCTGCCCACCCCAGTTCCCCTGGAAGAAGACACAAGATAGAGAGGAGCTTCCTCACTGTGTACCTG tctgtggccGGCCAGTCACCCCCATCGCCCAGAACCAGGAAGCCCTGGGTTCCTCCAAGGCCAAGCCCGGCAACTTCCCCTGGCAAGCTTTCACCAACATCTACGGCCGCGGGGGCGGGGCCCTGCTGGGCGACAGGTGGATCCTCACGGCGGCCCACACCATCTATCCCAAGGACGGCGTCTTCATCGGGAGGAACCGGAGCGTGGACGTGTTCCTGGGCCACACGAGCATTGACGAGATGCTGCGGCTGGGGAGCCACCCCGTGCGCCGCGTGGTGGTACATCCGGACTACCGGCCGCGGGAGTCCCACAACTTCAACGGCGACATCGCACTCCTGGAGCTGCAGCGGAGCGTGCCACTGGGCCCCGGCCTGCTCCCGGTCTGCCTGCCCAAGCGCAAGGCCCTCTACCGCAGTGGGGTGTGGGGCTTGGTCAGCGGGTTCGGCGTGGACAGGGGCTGGTTAACCACCGAGCTGAAATACACAAGCCTGCCCGTGGCCCCGCGGGCTGCCTGCAGGGCCTGGCTCCAAGAGAGGCGGAGGTCTGAGCTGTTTTCAGCCAACATGTTCTGTGCAGGGGACGAGACGAGGCAGCAGAGTGTCTGCCAGGGGGACAGCGGTGGCGTCTTTGTGGTGTGGGATGAGCATGCCCATCGCTGGGTGGCCACGGGCATCGTCTCCTGGGGCGTGGGCTGTGGCAAGGGCTATGGCTTCTACACCAAAGTGCTCAACTACCTGGACTGGATCAAGGCAGTGATGGATGGGAAGGACTGA
- the C1R gene encoding complement C1r subcomponent, whose protein sequence is MWLLYLLGPVLFCCVGGSIPISQKLFGEVTSPLYPKPYPSNFERTTVITVPTGFRVKLVFWQFDLEPSEGCLYDYVKISADKKTLGRFCGQLGSPLGNLPEGKEFMSQGNKMLLTFHTDFSNEENGTIMFYKGFLAYYQAVDLDECASQSNSAEETLQPQCQHLCHNYVGGYFCSCHPGYELQEDRHSCRAECSSELYTEPSGYVASLEYPQPYPHDLRCNYSIRVERGLTLHLKFLEPFEIDDHQQVHCPYDQLQIYANGRNIGEFCGNQRPADFDSNSNAVDLLFFTDDSGDSRGWKLHYTTEIIKCPQPQTLDEFTIIQDLQPQYQFRDYFIATCQQGYQLVEGDQVLLSFTAVCQDDGTWHRAMPRCKIKDCGPPQSLTNGAFSYTTTKGVNTYQARIQYSCQEPYYKMHTRGGISETARGAYTCTAEGIWKNEWEGSKIPRCLPVCGKPVHPVEQKQRIIGGQKAKLGNFPWQAFTNIYGRGGGALLGDRWILTAAHTLYPKDQDKEGNATVDVFLGHVDVEEITKLGNHPVRRVSIHPDYRQDESNNFEGDIALLELENSVTLGPNLLPICLPDNETFYDRGLMGYVSGFGIMEERLSYDLKFIRLPVAKRESCENWLRKNKRKDVFSQNMFCAGDPSLKQDACQGDSGGVFAVKDENSDRWVATGIISWGIGCSRGYGFYTKLLNYVDWIKKEMEGEG, encoded by the exons AT GTGGCTCTTATATCTCCTGGGGCCCGTCCTGTTCTGCTGTGTGGGAGGctccatccccatttcacagaagctCTTTGGGGAGGTGACTTCTCCTCTGTACCCCAAGCCTTACCCCAGCAACTTTGAGAGAACCACTGTGATCACAGTGCCCACAGGATTCAGGGTGAAGCTCGTCTTCTGGCAGTTTGACCTGGAACCTTCTGAAGGCTGTTTGTATGACTATGTCAAG ATCTCTGCTGACAAGAAAACTCTGGGGAGGTTCTGTGGCCAGCTGGGTTCTCCACTGGGCAAcctcccagaaggaaaggaatttaTGTCTCAAGGGAACAAGATGCTGCTGACCTTCCACACGGACTTCTCCAATGAGGAGAATGGCACCATTATGTTCTATAAGGGCTTCCTGGCCTACTACCAAGCTGTGG ACCTGGATGAATGTGCTTCCCAGAGCAACTCAGCTGAGGAGACTCTCCAGCCCCAGTGCCAGCACCTGTGTCACAACTATGTCGGTGGCTACTTCTGTTCCTGCCACCCGGGCTATGAGCTTCAGGAGGACAGGCATTCCTGCCGGG CTGAGTGCAGCAGCGAGCTGTACACAGAGCCATCGGGCTACGTGGCCAGCCTGGAGTACCCCCAGCCCTACCCCCACGACCTGCGCTGTAACTACAGCATCCGCGTGGAGCGCGGCCTCACCCTCCACCTCAAGTTCCTGGAGCCTTTCGAAATAGATGACCACCAGCAAGTACACTGCCCCTACGACCAGCTGCAG ATCTATGCCAACGGGAGGAACATTGGCGAGTTCTGTGGGAACCAAAGACCCGCTGACTTTGACAGCAACAGCAATGCGGTGGACCTGCTGTTCTTCACCGATGACTCGGGGGACAGCCGAGGCTGGAAGCTGCATTACACCACCGAGA TCATCAAGTGCCCCCAACCCCAGACCCTAGACGAGTTTACCATCATCCAGGACCTACAGCCTCAATACCAGTTCCGGGACTACTTCATTGCCACCTGCCAGCAAGGCTACCAGCTCGTGGAG GGAGACCAAGTGCTGCTCTCCTTCACAGCTGTCTGTCAGGATGATGGCACCTGGCATCGTGCCATGCCCAGGTGCAAGA tcAAGGACTGTGGACCACCCCAAAGCCTGACTAACGGGGCCTTCAGTTATACCACCACAAAGGGGGTGAACACCTACCAGGCCCGTATCCAGTACTCCTGCCAGGAGCCATATTACAAGATGCATACCAGAGGTGGAATCAGCGAGACTGCGCGAG gggCCTATACCTGCACCGCGGAGGGCATTTGGAAGAACGAATGGGAAGGATCGAAGATTCCTCGGTGTTTGCCAG TGTGTGGGAAACCCGTCCACCCTGTGGAACAGAAGCAGCGCATCATTGGAGGGCAAAAAGCCAAGCTGGGGAACTTCCCCTGGCAGGCCTTTACCAACATCTACGGGCGAGGGGGTGGAGCCCTGCTGGGCGACCGCTGGATCCTCACAGCTGCCCATACCCTCTACCCCAAGGACCAAGACAAGGAAGGCAATGCCACTGTGGACGTGTTCCTGGGCCACGTAGACGTGGAAGAGATCACAAAGCTAGGAAACCACCCTGTCCGCAGAGTCAGTATCCATCCAGACTACCGCCAGGATGAGTCTAACAATTTTGAGGGGGACATTGCCCTCTTAGAGCTGGAAAATAGTGTCACCCTGGGCCCCAACCTCCTCCCCATCTGCCTTCCCGACAACGAGACCTTCTATGACAGGGGCCTCATGGGCTACGTCAGTGGCTTTGGGATAATGGAGGAGAGGCTTTCCTATGACCTCAAGTTTATCCGTCTGCCCGTAGCTAAGCGGGAGTCATGTGAGAACTGGCTCCGGAAAAATAAGAGGAAGGATGTGTTTTCTCAGAACATGTTCTGTGCTGGAGACCCGTCTCTAAAGCAGGACGCCTGTCAGGGGGATAGTGGAGGGGTCTTTGCAGTGAAGGATGAGAACAGTGATCGCTGGGTAGCCACGGGCATCATCTCCTGGGGCATTGGCTGTAGCAGGGGCTATGGCTTCTACACCAAGTTACTCAACTATGTGGACTGGATCAAGAAGGAGATGGAGGGGGAGGGCTGA